In a single window of the bacterium genome:
- a CDS encoding DUF4097 family beta strand repeat-containing protein, whose amino-acid sequence MRLLPFLAAVFLACGFIGGGVDVDPRYQHEVVLDPAGASLVSIDWSSGGLELIGDDGDSVRVIAVGRNLGGLVEPAKWLDMLDFRRGTGSVELEFARSGVFSSYDIALEVRFPRGMGVEVSNGSGGLIISGAASAVVELGSGGIEVSDVSGDADIETASGGITVEGVGGSLKVSSASGGLEIKRVAGAVEAETASGSIDIELGPDHAGPVSAETGSGGITVALGLGQAGTVQLHTGSGGIDLSYGGPFTGDADLGTGSGGITVDLTAPPEGLAIEGETSSGVASTNHPDAYAFNGDGGGEIRLRGPGPKITLDAGSGSIEINVR is encoded by the coding sequence ATGAGGTTGCTTCCTTTTCTCGCGGCGGTCTTCCTGGCCTGCGGATTCATCGGCGGGGGAGTGGACGTGGACCCCCGGTATCAGCACGAGGTGGTGCTCGACCCCGCCGGCGCGAGCCTGGTATCCATCGACTGGAGTAGCGGCGGGCTCGAGCTCATCGGCGACGACGGCGACTCGGTCCGCGTCATCGCCGTGGGACGGAATTTAGGAGGATTGGTGGAGCCCGCCAAGTGGCTGGATATGCTCGATTTCCGGCGGGGGACCGGAAGTGTCGAGCTGGAGTTCGCCCGGTCCGGGGTCTTCTCTTCCTACGACATCGCGCTCGAGGTGCGCTTCCCCCGCGGGATGGGCGTGGAGGTTTCCAACGGCAGCGGCGGGCTGATCATTTCGGGCGCCGCGTCGGCGGTGGTCGAGCTGGGCAGCGGAGGCATCGAGGTCTCCGACGTGTCGGGTGACGCGGATATAGAAACCGCCAGCGGCGGGATAACGGTGGAGGGCGTGGGCGGTTCGTTGAAGGTGAGCTCCGCCAGCGGCGGGTTGGAGATAAAACGGGTAGCCGGGGCGGTGGAGGCCGAGACCGCCAGCGGCAGTATCGACATCGAGCTCGGTCCCGACCACGCCGGACCGGTGAGCGCCGAGACGGGCAGCGGGGGGATAACGGTCGCTTTGGGGCTGGGCCAGGCCGGGACGGTTCAACTGCACACCGGCAGCGGCGGGATTGACCTCTCCTACGGCGGCCCCTTCACCGGCGACGCCGACCTCGGCACCGGCTCGGGGGGTATAACGGTCGACCTGACCGCTCCCCCCGAGGGGCTGGCCATCGAGGGGGAGACCTCCTCGGGAGTGGCCTCGACCAACCACCCCGACGCCTACGCCTTCAACGGCGACGGCGGCGGGGAGATTCGGCTCCGGGGCCCGGGGCCGAAGATAACCCTGGACGCTGGCTCGGGGAGCATCGAGATCAACGTGCGGTGA